One Arthrobacter sp. FW306-07-I genomic window carries:
- a CDS encoding MFS transporter has product MSIQGVTREQAVRRATVASVVGTTIEWYDFFLYGTAAALVFPQLFFPGQVAFAGVLAAFGTQFVGFVARPIGAAIFGHFGDRIGRKTTLMATLFLMAFGTVLIGCLPTYQSIGVAAPVLLVLLRIIQGIGVGGEWGGSVLLSMEWGDQARRGLSASWPQIGVPLGLVLSTGVVRLTTAATGAEGFVAYGWRIPFILSIILIGVGLFVRLRVIESPEFDAVRQSNKVVRAPIIEVIRRQPKEILLSALVRTSEQAPFYLFITFVITYATKQLKLDSNSILDDTLIAAALGLISVPLFGRLSDRFGRRRVYGTGIVLTALFAFPYFGLLNTRDALWVGVAVVVSLILHDIQYGPQAALIAESFDTDIRYTGAGLGYQLASVIAGGPAPLIAAALLANYGNSTSISLYIILCCIIAMLALIFLPRAKGALAKDAAAAATPRNL; this is encoded by the coding sequence ATGAGTATTCAAGGAGTGACCCGGGAGCAGGCCGTAAGGCGGGCCACCGTGGCAAGTGTCGTGGGTACAACGATCGAGTGGTACGACTTTTTCCTTTATGGAACTGCCGCTGCCCTGGTGTTTCCCCAGTTGTTCTTCCCGGGCCAAGTGGCCTTCGCCGGTGTGCTTGCAGCTTTCGGCACACAGTTTGTCGGCTTTGTGGCCCGGCCCATCGGTGCGGCCATCTTCGGCCACTTCGGTGACCGGATCGGCCGCAAGACAACGCTCATGGCCACGCTTTTCCTCATGGCCTTCGGAACCGTGCTAATTGGCTGCCTCCCGACGTACCAAAGCATCGGCGTCGCCGCGCCGGTCCTGCTGGTACTGCTCCGCATCATCCAGGGCATCGGCGTTGGCGGCGAGTGGGGCGGGTCGGTCCTGCTGAGCATGGAATGGGGCGACCAGGCCCGGCGGGGCTTGTCCGCTTCCTGGCCGCAGATCGGGGTGCCGCTGGGATTGGTCCTGTCCACCGGCGTCGTCCGGCTGACTACTGCCGCCACCGGCGCTGAGGGATTTGTCGCCTATGGCTGGCGGATCCCCTTCATTCTGAGCATCATCCTGATCGGTGTAGGCCTGTTCGTTCGCCTGCGCGTCATTGAAAGCCCCGAGTTCGACGCCGTCCGGCAGTCCAACAAGGTGGTAAGGGCTCCGATCATCGAGGTGATCCGGAGGCAGCCCAAGGAGATCCTGCTCTCCGCACTGGTGCGCACTTCGGAACAGGCACCTTTCTACCTGTTCATTACCTTCGTGATCACGTACGCCACCAAGCAGCTGAAGCTGGACAGCAACTCCATCCTCGATGACACGCTGATTGCAGCAGCCTTGGGGCTGATCAGCGTGCCCCTCTTCGGGCGCCTTTCAGACCGTTTCGGCCGCCGGCGCGTCTACGGAACCGGCATCGTGCTCACGGCGCTGTTTGCATTTCCCTACTTTGGGCTGCTGAACACCCGGGACGCACTGTGGGTCGGCGTTGCGGTGGTGGTCAGCCTGATCCTGCACGACATCCAGTACGGCCCGCAGGCTGCCCTGATCGCCGAAAGCTTCGACACGGACATCCGTTACACCGGTGCCGGACTGGGATACCAGCTGGCCAGCGTGATCGCCGGTGGTCCCGCGCCCCTGATTGCGGCGGCGTTACTGGCAAACTACGGCAACTCGACGTCGATCTCGCTCTACATCATCCTCTGCTGCATCATCGCCATGCTTGCCCTGATCTTCCTGCCCAGGGCAAAGGGGGCGCTGGCCAAGGACGCCGCTGCCGCCGCGACGCCCAGGAACCTGTAG
- a CDS encoding flavin reductase family protein: MDPPIIQFTSVGEKDSLRNIEATGEFVVNLAPAALIQEVNATGTNFRSDVSEFDAAGLTREPSAVVRPPRVKESPAVLECSLHQTLRIGDCVLVFGVVVHGSVSTGVQERAADVWRQ; encoded by the coding sequence GTGGACCCTCCGATCATCCAGTTCACCTCCGTGGGGGAAAAGGACTCCTTGCGGAACATCGAGGCGACGGGGGAGTTCGTTGTGAACCTTGCTCCGGCCGCGCTGATCCAGGAGGTCAACGCCACCGGCACGAATTTCCGTTCCGACGTGAGCGAGTTTGATGCCGCGGGCCTCACCCGCGAGCCCAGCGCCGTGGTCCGGCCGCCCCGCGTCAAGGAGTCCCCGGCAGTTCTGGAGTGTTCACTTCACCAGACCCTGCGTATCGGCGACTGCGTCCTGGTGTTCGGGGTGGTGGTCCACGGATCAGTCTCCACCGGGGTGCAGGAAAGGGCAGCCGACGTATGGCGTCAGTAA
- a CDS encoding enoyl-CoA hydratase/isomerase family protein, translating into MASVSVEEAGAVATLSFGSGQRLNALGYAEWQELGHAVNGLAASPSLRAVVVRGRGGVFCSGFDVREWEGRTDTEVSRTFDVIESALQALEDLPVPTVAIVEGVAAGGGCQLALACDLQLLTPSARIGMPVARLGLLVPATFANRMALRIGPSRTKDLLFGGRMLTAHQAWSMGLVTTLAPDDDADALLEAILDNWRGASAASLRASKAAVNEGLGLVTDAGRRATPGPAVDPVEFQGRVKGFLARQRKNV; encoded by the coding sequence ATGGCGTCAGTAAGTGTTGAAGAAGCGGGAGCTGTCGCGACGCTGTCCTTTGGCAGCGGGCAACGGCTCAATGCCCTCGGTTACGCCGAGTGGCAGGAGCTGGGGCATGCAGTCAATGGGCTGGCAGCCAGCCCGTCCCTGCGTGCGGTGGTAGTGCGGGGCAGGGGAGGAGTGTTCTGCTCAGGTTTTGACGTGCGCGAATGGGAGGGCCGGACGGACACGGAGGTCAGCCGGACGTTCGATGTGATCGAGTCCGCCCTGCAGGCGCTCGAGGACCTGCCAGTACCTACCGTGGCCATTGTGGAGGGAGTAGCGGCCGGCGGGGGCTGCCAGCTGGCTCTCGCCTGCGACCTGCAGCTGCTCACCCCGTCGGCCCGCATCGGGATGCCTGTGGCGCGCCTCGGACTGCTGGTTCCAGCCACCTTCGCCAACCGCATGGCACTGCGCATAGGCCCGTCGCGGACCAAGGACCTTCTGTTTGGCGGCCGTATGCTGACCGCCCACCAAGCCTGGTCCATGGGCCTGGTCACCACCCTGGCTCCCGACGATGACGCGGATGCGCTGCTGGAAGCGATCCTCGATAATTGGCGGGGAGCTTCGGCGGCGTCCCTGCGGGCATCAAAGGCAGCCGTCAACGAGGGTCTGGGCCTGGTGACGGACGCCGGTCGTCGGGCAACACCGGGGCCTGCAGTGGATCCCGTTGAGTTCCAGGGCCGCGTCAAGGGCTTCCTGGCCCGTCAGCGAAAGAACGTGTAG
- a CDS encoding SDR family oxidoreductase, producing the protein MRLQRGALPRDVLQGRVAVVTGSSRGLGFAMARALGLHGATVVLASRSDDGVAAAVGRLRAEGIAASGRRCDTGEPGDVEVLRDEATSRGTLDIWVNNPGVSGVFGPTASTPVADFTQVVRTNILGTFHGARVALPVFLAQGHGDLVNLYGQGDRGPVALQNAYASSKRWVRQFTETLRLETKGTGVRVHGMNPGLVQTDLLGRVTSQPGYQHRLGALPVVVGLWGQTADDAAWPIVDLVTSDKAEFRFLTKRRLVTYGLRNVLHGRLRDRHRMALDVTVLEQPQQPLPGCAPRTGASPDGSATRSFADGPGSP; encoded by the coding sequence ATGCGTTTACAACGCGGTGCCCTTCCCCGGGACGTGCTTCAGGGCCGCGTAGCGGTGGTGACCGGATCGTCCCGCGGGCTCGGCTTTGCCATGGCACGGGCTCTGGGCCTGCACGGCGCAACGGTGGTGCTGGCGTCCAGGTCGGACGACGGCGTTGCTGCCGCCGTCGGGCGCCTGCGGGCTGAAGGCATCGCGGCGTCAGGACGGCGGTGCGACACCGGAGAGCCAGGGGACGTGGAGGTGCTCCGGGACGAGGCCACCAGCCGGGGGACGTTGGACATTTGGGTCAATAACCCAGGCGTGTCCGGCGTGTTCGGGCCGACGGCGTCCACGCCCGTGGCTGACTTCACGCAAGTGGTGCGAACCAACATCCTGGGGACTTTCCACGGCGCCCGGGTGGCGTTGCCGGTGTTCCTTGCCCAAGGCCACGGCGACCTGGTCAACCTGTACGGCCAGGGCGACCGCGGGCCCGTCGCGCTCCAGAACGCCTATGCCTCCAGCAAGCGGTGGGTCCGCCAGTTCACGGAGACGCTGCGGCTGGAAACCAAAGGCACCGGCGTCCGGGTGCACGGCATGAATCCCGGCCTGGTGCAGACCGATCTCCTGGGGCGGGTGACCTCCCAGCCCGGGTACCAGCACCGCCTCGGCGCCCTGCCGGTGGTCGTCGGGCTGTGGGGCCAGACGGCGGACGATGCCGCATGGCCCATCGTGGACCTGGTGACCTCGGATAAGGCGGAATTCCGGTTCCTGACCAAGCGGAGGCTGGTGACGTACGGGCTGCGCAACGTCCTGCACGGGCGCCTGCGCGACAGGCACCGGATGGCCCTGGACGTCACCGTCCTGGAACAGCCGCAGCAACCGCTTCCGGGGTGCGCCCCTCGTACCGGGGCAAGTCCTGACGGAAGTGCTACACGTTCTTTCGCTGACGGGCCAGGAAGCCCTTGA
- a CDS encoding excinuclease ABC subunit UvrA has protein sequence MTAPTLPSVAAGNAEDGFVRVRGARENNLRNVSVDVPRDAIVAFTGVSGSGKSSLAFGTIYAEAQRRFFESVAPYARRLIQQGHNPKVEQVTGLPPAVALQQRRGTATSRSTVGTVTTLSNSLRMLFSRAGTYPAGAPSLDSDAFSPNTAAGACPECHGLGTAHTVSEASLVPDPSLSIRDGAIAAWPGAWQGKNLRDILSHLGYDVDTPWHQLPRKQRDWILFTEEQPVVEVTPQRDRVAKPYKGRFWSAKSYVMHTLLDSKSPAMREKVLRFMETGPCPRCGGTGLRPEALAVTFAGHTISGLNAVPMAKLAELIRPTTELAAAGTASRRQSSESNEVAVAITRDLLQRINVLLELGLGYLALGRPTPTLSPGEMQRLRIATQLRSGLFGVIYVLDEPSAGLHPADAEPLVAVLDQLKSSGNSVFVVEHNMDLVRRADWLVDVGPRAGEDGGEVLYSGPVQGLKAVPESVTRPFLFQEGELRGERQAATGDGGADAGRGGPRQPAGWLELRDVSRHNLRNLDAAFPLGVLTAVTGVSGSGKSTLVSQVLAGVAGAALRTVTGPAADEPEPDQAEDNNGPLSVGTVSGLEGIDRLVKVDQRPIGRTPRSNLATYTGLFDAVRKEFAATEAARSRGFGPGRFSFNVPGGRCETCQGEGFVAVELLFLPGSYGPCPECHGSRYNPETLEVTYHGRNIAEVLGMTVDAAAGFLTGVPTAARSLQTLQDVGLGYLRLGQPATELSGGEAQRIKLATELQRARRGHTLYLLDEPTTGLHPADVQLLMAQLNRLVDSGNTVVLVEHAMDVVAAADWVMDLGPAGGDAGGEIVAAGDPAAVARSVDSRTAPYLAAALQARHAARHG, from the coding sequence CTGACCGCCCCGACCCTACCGTCCGTTGCGGCCGGCAATGCCGAAGACGGGTTCGTCCGGGTGCGTGGGGCCCGCGAAAACAACCTGCGGAACGTGAGCGTGGACGTGCCACGGGATGCGATCGTGGCGTTCACCGGTGTCTCCGGCTCCGGCAAGTCGTCCCTCGCGTTCGGCACCATCTACGCGGAAGCGCAGCGCAGGTTCTTCGAATCGGTGGCACCCTATGCCCGGCGGCTCATCCAGCAGGGGCACAACCCCAAGGTGGAACAGGTTACCGGGCTGCCGCCCGCCGTCGCCCTCCAGCAGCGCCGGGGCACGGCCACCTCCCGCTCCACCGTTGGGACCGTCACCACCTTGTCCAATTCGCTGCGCATGCTCTTCTCGCGTGCAGGCACCTACCCTGCCGGCGCCCCTTCGCTGGACTCGGACGCCTTCTCCCCCAACACTGCGGCTGGCGCCTGCCCGGAATGCCACGGCCTGGGTACTGCCCACACCGTCAGTGAAGCATCGCTGGTTCCAGACCCGTCCCTGAGCATCCGTGATGGCGCCATCGCGGCCTGGCCCGGCGCCTGGCAGGGCAAGAACCTGCGCGACATCCTGTCCCACCTGGGCTACGACGTCGACACCCCCTGGCATCAGCTTCCCAGGAAGCAGCGCGACTGGATCCTGTTCACCGAAGAACAGCCTGTGGTGGAAGTGACGCCGCAGCGGGACCGCGTGGCCAAGCCCTACAAAGGCCGGTTCTGGAGCGCCAAGAGCTACGTGATGCACACGCTGCTCGACTCCAAGAGCCCTGCAATGCGGGAGAAAGTGCTGCGGTTCATGGAGACGGGACCGTGCCCCCGCTGCGGCGGGACAGGACTCCGGCCCGAGGCTCTGGCGGTCACCTTCGCCGGCCACACCATTTCCGGGCTTAACGCCGTGCCCATGGCCAAACTGGCGGAGCTTATCCGCCCCACCACGGAACTGGCCGCTGCGGGAACCGCCTCCCGAAGGCAGTCCTCCGAGTCCAACGAAGTGGCCGTTGCCATCACCCGGGACCTGCTGCAGCGCATCAACGTGCTGCTGGAGCTTGGCTTGGGCTACCTGGCGCTTGGCCGGCCCACGCCAACGCTTTCGCCCGGCGAAATGCAGCGGCTCCGGATTGCCACGCAGCTGCGCTCCGGGCTTTTCGGCGTGATCTACGTGCTCGATGAACCGTCCGCAGGCCTGCATCCGGCAGACGCCGAACCCCTAGTTGCCGTGCTGGACCAGCTCAAATCGTCCGGGAATTCCGTGTTCGTGGTGGAGCACAACATGGACCTGGTCCGCCGCGCGGACTGGCTGGTGGACGTGGGACCCCGTGCGGGCGAAGACGGCGGAGAGGTGCTGTACAGCGGCCCGGTGCAGGGCCTCAAGGCAGTGCCGGAGTCCGTGACGCGGCCGTTCCTTTTCCAGGAGGGAGAGCTCCGGGGGGAACGGCAAGCGGCAACGGGCGACGGCGGCGCTGACGCCGGCAGGGGTGGGCCCCGGCAGCCCGCGGGCTGGCTTGAGCTGCGCGATGTGAGCCGCCACAACCTGCGGAACCTGGACGCGGCTTTTCCACTCGGCGTCCTGACGGCGGTCACCGGTGTGTCCGGTTCCGGGAAGTCCACCCTGGTCAGCCAGGTCCTGGCCGGCGTGGCCGGCGCGGCACTGCGCACGGTGACCGGGCCTGCCGCCGATGAGCCGGAACCGGACCAGGCCGAAGACAACAATGGGCCCCTGAGCGTCGGCACCGTGAGCGGGCTGGAAGGGATCGACCGCCTGGTCAAGGTGGACCAAAGGCCGATCGGCCGCACTCCGCGCTCCAACCTCGCCACCTACACCGGGCTGTTCGACGCCGTCCGGAAGGAGTTCGCTGCCACTGAGGCTGCCAGGAGCCGGGGGTTCGGGCCCGGCCGTTTCTCGTTCAATGTGCCCGGCGGGCGCTGCGAGACCTGCCAGGGCGAAGGGTTCGTGGCCGTGGAACTGCTCTTCCTGCCCGGCAGCTACGGTCCGTGCCCGGAATGCCACGGCTCGCGCTACAACCCGGAGACCCTGGAGGTCACGTACCACGGCAGGAACATCGCCGAGGTACTGGGCATGACGGTCGACGCCGCCGCCGGTTTCCTGACGGGAGTTCCCACCGCGGCACGTTCCCTGCAGACGCTGCAGGACGTGGGGCTGGGCTACCTCCGGCTGGGCCAGCCCGCCACCGAACTCTCCGGCGGCGAGGCGCAGCGGATCAAGCTGGCCACGGAGCTGCAGCGCGCCCGGCGCGGGCACACGCTGTACCTCCTGGATGAGCCCACCACGGGACTGCACCCCGCGGACGTTCAGCTCCTGATGGCGCAGCTCAACCGGCTGGTGGACTCCGGAAACACCGTGGTCCTGGTGGAACATGCGATGGATGTGGTGGCCGCCGCCGACTGGGTGATGGACCTGGGGCCCGCCGGTGGTGACGCCGGCGGGGAGATCGTCGCCGCCGGTGACCCGGCCGCCGTCGCGCGTTCCGTTGACAGCCGCACCGCGCCCTACCTGGCTGCCGCACTTCAGGCCCGCCACGCAGCCCGGCACGGGTAG
- a CDS encoding DUF1206 domain-containing protein translates to MGNASQGANRAVSEAASASRSPVVRMLARAGFVFIGLVHILIGVIALQLARGQGGEADQSGAIGTLAAKPGGGILLWAGAVACGALALWMLSEAFYGARSGTESKKKVKEAATAVGKAVVFGFLAFTFAVFASGGSKNSSQSASDFTAKLMGAPAGMVLVVAVGLAIAGAGIFYAYRGVSRKFMKDLQDPGSARTAVEWLGTVGYTAKGVVLAVVGVLIIVAAATADPSKSSGLDGGLKTLGSQPYGVFLLAAIAAGLICYGVYSMARGRYGKF, encoded by the coding sequence ATGGGCAACGCGTCGCAGGGAGCTAACAGGGCAGTATCGGAGGCCGCATCCGCCAGCCGCAGCCCGGTGGTCCGCATGTTGGCCCGGGCAGGATTTGTCTTCATCGGCCTGGTCCATATCCTGATCGGCGTCATTGCCCTGCAACTGGCCCGCGGCCAGGGCGGCGAGGCCGACCAGTCGGGCGCGATCGGAACGCTGGCAGCCAAGCCCGGCGGCGGCATCCTGCTTTGGGCCGGCGCCGTGGCCTGCGGCGCACTCGCCCTGTGGATGCTCAGTGAAGCGTTCTATGGTGCCCGCAGCGGGACTGAATCCAAAAAGAAGGTCAAAGAGGCGGCCACCGCCGTGGGCAAGGCCGTCGTGTTTGGTTTCCTGGCCTTCACCTTTGCCGTCTTTGCCTCGGGCGGCAGCAAGAACTCCAGCCAGTCGGCCAGCGACTTCACGGCAAAGCTGATGGGGGCACCGGCCGGGATGGTGCTTGTGGTTGCGGTGGGGCTGGCGATCGCCGGCGCCGGCATCTTTTATGCCTACCGGGGTGTTTCCCGGAAGTTCATGAAGGACCTGCAGGATCCGGGCAGCGCCCGCACGGCGGTCGAGTGGCTCGGAACTGTCGGCTACACAGCCAAAGGTGTGGTGCTCGCCGTCGTCGGCGTCCTGATCATCGTGGCGGCCGCCACCGCTGACCCGTCCAAATCCTCAGGTTTGGACGGTGGACTGAAAACCCTCGGGTCACAGCCTTACGGCGTGTTCCTTCTCGCCGCCATCGCGGCCGGGCTCATCTGCTACGGCGTGTACTCCATGGCGCGGGGGCGCTACGGAAAGTTCTGA
- a CDS encoding MBL fold metallo-hydrolase — MQQQSTWNPAASLSEQAPGIYFAEGPAANWIVVRDGTGFILIDSGYPADRRHVLASLRYLGLEPADALALLVTHGHVDHTGSAAYFAEAFGTPVLCAPEELAHVQGTEKHQVTLGQVLRRAWRPRVLRWMVHAIKAGALAAKPAAGAQGWDAATLRSLPGNPVAVSLPGHTPGNAAILLPEAGVIAVGDSFVTGHPISRTAGPQMLHRMYHTDPAEAVAALRKLEGTDATVILPGHGPALHLPLGAALDALGRGARERSSWRGRPGRVQNFP; from the coding sequence GTGCAGCAGCAATCCACGTGGAACCCCGCCGCCAGCCTTTCCGAGCAGGCACCTGGCATCTACTTCGCCGAAGGGCCGGCCGCCAACTGGATCGTGGTCCGGGACGGGACGGGCTTCATCCTCATCGACAGCGGCTACCCCGCCGACCGCCGCCACGTCCTTGCCTCACTCCGCTATCTGGGCCTGGAACCTGCCGACGCCCTTGCGCTGCTGGTCACGCACGGCCATGTGGACCACACCGGCTCCGCGGCGTACTTCGCCGAGGCGTTCGGAACCCCGGTGCTGTGCGCCCCCGAAGAACTGGCCCACGTGCAGGGAACGGAAAAGCACCAGGTCACCCTTGGTCAGGTGCTCAGGCGTGCATGGCGGCCGCGCGTCCTGCGCTGGATGGTTCATGCCATAAAAGCCGGTGCGCTGGCGGCGAAGCCTGCGGCCGGAGCACAGGGGTGGGACGCGGCCACGCTCCGGTCCCTGCCGGGCAACCCCGTCGCCGTCTCACTGCCCGGCCATACCCCGGGCAACGCGGCAATCCTCCTTCCGGAGGCGGGCGTCATCGCAGTTGGTGATTCGTTCGTCACCGGCCACCCGATCAGCCGGACTGCAGGGCCGCAGATGCTGCACCGGATGTATCACACAGACCCTGCAGAGGCGGTGGCCGCCCTGCGGAAACTGGAGGGAACGGATGCCACTGTCATCCTCCCCGGCCACGGGCCCGCGCTGCACCTCCCGTTGGGCGCGGCTCTGGACGCCCTCGGCCGGGGCGCCCGGGAACGCTCATCCTGGCGGGGCCGTCCGGGGCGGGTTCAGAACTTTCCGTAG
- a CDS encoding SGNH/GDSL hydrolase family protein, with protein sequence MRHNFLLSEHPGRVLAAGAVALLLAVTSGSTAQTQPSATAAPPVRVVVVGDSLSTGHGTSPQQAWPALMRKDPEVAGLEVVNAAEDGSGYLSLGDYNGTFGTQVEDFVTPDTGIVVFFGSENDLGYAPADIGSAALAAMDRAETLAPDARIIVVGPPSYTATPDPGLVDISDQLKAAAQQAGGEFVDPIAEGWISDDFDDLIGPDGDHPTVQGQHYLLDHIGAYLEQAAPAAAAAMEGRQDPRRPAA encoded by the coding sequence ATGCGGCACAATTTCTTGCTTTCCGAGCACCCCGGGCGCGTTCTCGCGGCGGGAGCTGTTGCCCTCCTCCTGGCCGTCACATCGGGAAGCACGGCCCAGACCCAGCCATCCGCCACGGCGGCGCCTCCTGTCCGCGTGGTGGTGGTCGGGGACTCACTGAGCACAGGCCACGGTACCTCTCCACAGCAGGCATGGCCGGCGCTCATGCGGAAAGACCCGGAAGTGGCCGGCCTGGAAGTGGTCAACGCCGCCGAGGACGGAAGCGGCTACCTCAGCCTGGGTGACTACAACGGAACCTTCGGCACCCAGGTCGAAGACTTCGTCACCCCGGACACGGGCATTGTGGTCTTCTTCGGATCCGAGAACGACCTGGGGTACGCGCCCGCTGACATAGGCAGCGCTGCCCTTGCCGCAATGGACCGGGCGGAGACCCTGGCCCCTGATGCCAGAATCATCGTGGTGGGCCCGCCTTCCTACACGGCAACCCCGGACCCGGGGCTGGTGGACATCAGCGACCAGCTCAAGGCCGCCGCCCAGCAGGCCGGCGGGGAGTTCGTGGACCCGATTGCCGAGGGCTGGATCAGCGATGACTTCGACGATCTGATCGGTCCCGACGGCGACCATCCAACCGTCCAGGGGCAGCACTACTTGCTGGACCACATCGGCGCCTACCTTGAGCAGGCAGCCCCGGCGGCAGCGGCCGCCATGGAAGGGCGCCAGGACCCGCGCAGGCCTGCCGCCTAG
- a CDS encoding MSMEG_4193 family putative phosphomutase gives MTQSTLILLVRHGQTPTTGTVLPGRAPGLHLSERGRAQADAVAERLSGLPVHAVYSSPLERARETAEPTAVRAGVTVSEDAGLLECDFGDWTGAALAGLTGLPEWQTVQHNPSAFRFPNGEGFSGMQARIVGSLDALRAAHPGAVVVCFSHADPIKAAVAHALGTHLDLFQRIMISPASVSAISYTDGQAPAVLTVNSMSEPLSGLRAQ, from the coding sequence ATGACACAGAGCACATTGATCCTTTTAGTCCGGCACGGCCAGACGCCCACCACTGGTACCGTCCTGCCCGGCCGGGCCCCGGGGCTGCACCTTTCCGAGCGGGGACGTGCCCAGGCCGACGCCGTGGCTGAGCGCCTTTCCGGCCTGCCCGTGCACGCGGTCTATTCCTCGCCCCTCGAGCGGGCACGGGAGACGGCGGAGCCTACTGCGGTCCGTGCCGGGGTCACCGTCAGCGAGGACGCCGGTCTCCTGGAATGCGATTTCGGCGACTGGACCGGTGCCGCGCTCGCCGGCCTGACGGGTTTGCCGGAGTGGCAAACCGTCCAGCACAACCCGTCCGCTTTCCGTTTCCCCAATGGCGAGGGGTTCTCCGGAATGCAGGCCCGGATTGTCGGCAGCCTGGACGCACTCCGGGCCGCGCACCCGGGTGCCGTCGTCGTCTGTTTTTCCCACGCGGACCCCATTAAAGCGGCCGTGGCGCACGCGCTGGGCACCCACCTGGACCTCTTCCAGCGGATCATGATCAGCCCGGCGTCGGTCTCGGCGATCTCCTACACCGACGGCCAGGCACCCGCCGTGCTCACTGTGAATTCGATGTCCGAACCCCTCAGCGGGCTGAGGGCGCAGTGA
- a CDS encoding sigma 54-interacting transcriptional regulator yields MTDRPDIYTVGELRAAGYVLKDLRHEIRDNLLAALAEGRDPWPGLYGFSRTVIPQLERALIAGHDIVLLGERGQGKTRLLRTLAGLLDEWSPVIEDSELNEHPFEPITEQSRTRAVTEGDRLRVAWRHRSERYVEKLATPDTSVADLIGDVDPMRVAEGRRLGDPETIHYGLIPRSNRGIIAINELPDLAERIQVAMLNVMEERDIQIRGYVLRLPLDVLVVASANPEDYTNRGRIITPLKDRFGAEIRTHYPIELEDEVSVIRQEGRLVADVPPFILEILARYTRALRQSPAINQTSGVSARFAIAGAETIAAAALRRASLRGEDQAVARIIDLEPAVEVLTGKIEFESGEEGREQGVLDHLLRTATAEAVRAHFQGLDMGPLVNALDGHRTVSTGEQVTAREFLGNLPSLNGSGLYEEIGRRLGAVNDGQRAAAVELALEGLYLGRRISKESDDEETIYG; encoded by the coding sequence GTGACTGATCGCCCCGATATCTACACCGTTGGTGAACTCCGTGCGGCAGGCTACGTCCTCAAGGACCTTCGCCACGAAATCCGCGACAATCTCCTCGCCGCCCTGGCGGAAGGACGCGACCCCTGGCCAGGCCTCTATGGCTTCAGCAGGACGGTGATTCCCCAGCTGGAGCGGGCACTGATAGCAGGCCATGACATTGTCCTGCTGGGCGAGCGCGGCCAGGGCAAGACCCGCCTGCTCCGCACCCTGGCCGGGCTGCTGGACGAGTGGTCGCCCGTGATTGAGGATTCGGAGCTTAACGAGCATCCGTTCGAACCGATCACCGAACAGTCCCGGACCCGCGCGGTGACCGAAGGGGACCGGCTGCGGGTTGCATGGCGGCACCGTTCGGAGCGCTATGTCGAGAAACTGGCAACGCCGGACACCTCGGTGGCAGACCTCATCGGTGACGTGGACCCGATGCGCGTGGCCGAAGGCCGCCGGCTGGGGGACCCGGAGACCATCCACTACGGGCTCATTCCGCGCTCGAACCGCGGCATCATCGCCATCAACGAGCTGCCGGACCTTGCCGAACGCATCCAGGTGGCCATGCTCAACGTCATGGAGGAGCGGGACATCCAGATTCGCGGCTACGTGTTGCGGCTGCCGCTGGACGTGTTGGTGGTCGCCTCCGCCAACCCTGAGGACTACACCAACCGCGGCCGGATCATCACGCCGCTGAAGGACCGCTTCGGCGCGGAGATCCGCACGCACTACCCGATCGAACTGGAAGACGAGGTCTCGGTCATCCGGCAGGAGGGCCGCCTGGTGGCGGATGTCCCGCCGTTCATCCTGGAGATCCTGGCCCGCTACACCAGGGCGCTGCGGCAGTCGCCGGCGATCAACCAGACGTCCGGTGTTTCCGCCCGGTTTGCCATTGCCGGGGCAGAGACCATCGCCGCCGCGGCCCTGCGGCGGGCCAGCCTGCGGGGTGAGGACCAAGCCGTCGCCAGGATCATCGACCTGGAACCCGCCGTGGAGGTGCTCACCGGGAAGATTGAATTCGAATCGGGCGAGGAAGGGCGCGAGCAGGGCGTCCTTGACCACCTGCTGCGCACCGCCACAGCCGAGGCGGTCAGGGCCCATTTCCAGGGGCTGGACATGGGCCCGCTCGTGAACGCCCTCGATGGCCACCGGACCGTCAGCACCGGCGAGCAGGTCACAGCCCGGGAGTTCCTTGGCAACCTGCCGTCGCTGAACGGCTCCGGCCTCTACGAGGAAATTGGCCGGCGCCTCGGTGCGGTGAACGACGGCCAGCGGGCCGCCGCCGTCGAACTCGCCTTGGAAGGCCTGTACCTGGGCCGGCGGATCTCCAAGGAGTCCGACGACGAGGAAACCATTTACGGCTAA